CCAGTTTATTGAGACGCCATCATATTAATGAAATTGCACTCCAAAGAGCCGTAAAACGAGCAGGTAAAGATGCAGGAATAACTAAAAACATAACCTGCCACACACTGCGACACAGCTTTGCTACTCATCTTTTAGAATCAGGGGCTGATATAAGAACGATACAAGAGCAGCTTGGTCATTCAGATGTAAAAACCACTCAAATTTATACCCACATATTAGATAGAGGTGCCAGTGGTGTTACCAGCCCACTCTCGAATATTATAAATTAAAGAAGGGAGTGTAAAAGTCGTGATTGAGGAGGTGGTAACTCTCTTCTTGTGCAATAAATAATAATGTAGCCAGTAAATTTCATAATATAAAAAAAGCGCATTCAATGCTTCACAAAGGAATTAGAATAACCTCCGTTCTGGCATCAAATGCGCTTTCCACAGAAAAGCATGACTAGTACTTCCCTATAGGGGGCTTAAGTATCCTATGATAGTACATCAAGAAAAAGAGTAGATTGCATATTATAAATTTCCCCTTTTTGTTTCCCAGCTAGACACTATAACTTCTAGTTAACGACTAAATTGCTCTTGGAGTAGCGTTAAAGTGACGTTTAAATTCTCTGCTAAATTGAGAAGGACTCGAATAGCCAACTCTTCTTGCTGCATCACTTATTCTCATGCCTTCTATCTGAATGAGATCTTTTGCCTTGTTTAATCGAACTTTTTTCAGATACTGCAAAGGGGATTCAAAGGTCACATTTCTAAACGCATTATGGAAAGCTGACACACTCATATTCGCTTCTTCAGCCAATGATTGAACAGTGATTGTTTGATCGTATTCCTCATGAACTTTAGATAGCGCTTTAGCCACTCTTGCGTAATGCCCATCTTGATGAGCCAGATCAAATAGAACGCGTCCTTCAGCTCCAGTTAATGCTCTATAAACAATTTCATCAATTAAAGCATCACCTAAGATATTGGCTTCTATTTCACAATGAAGTGTTTTCATTAAGCGAGTGCAGCTATCTAACATTAGCGCTTCCATTTCTGTCGATTCAAGACCACTACTGCCCGCTTTATGTTTATTGCAGTAACTTTCTAAAAAGCCTTGTTCCTCTAGTTGCTTAACGAGTTTATGCAGCCGTTTGGGATCAATCGTAATCGATAAACCCAATAAAGGTTCTCCATCAATTGGCATGGCTTCACACTCTAATGGCATAGGGACACCAACGACCAAGTAATCTCCCGCGGCATAAGTGACTGGACGATCACCGATGTAGATATTTTTGCGCCCTTGAGCAAGTAAGATGATCCCCGATTCATAAGTAAAAGGCTGCCGACCGTTACCATTACTGCTTCTATAAAGCCAAACACCGTCTATTTCAGTTTCTTTGATCCCTTCAAGATCATTCCAACCTTTTTTATCTACATAAGACTGCATCAAGTTCGCGAGAGTTTGCATAAATAGAGCCTGTTCCAACCAATTTTAATCTCTGAAGAATAACAACAATGTAGAAATAGGCAATTATTTTGGAGAAATCACTCTTTAACCACGATAAGAACAGTACTAATATGCAAATATACAAACAAAACAATAATCAAATGCGCTGATTTAAGGCATGTTGAACTTACACAAGGAATTAGCAATGCAATTCACATACGTCAACCCTACAGTTATCCACTTTGGACAAGGTCAAATCCAAAGTATCAGCAATTCAGTTGAATCATCTCAAAAGGTTTTAGTGATCTATGGTGGCGGTTCAATTAAAAACAATGGTGTTTATGACCAAGTAACTGAAGCACTTAAAAATCACTCTTGGGTAG
This Vibrio gallaecicus DNA region includes the following protein-coding sequences:
- a CDS encoding AraC family transcriptional regulator, which translates into the protein MQTLANLMQSYVDKKGWNDLEGIKETEIDGVWLYRSSNGNGRQPFTYESGIILLAQGRKNIYIGDRPVTYAAGDYLVVGVPMPLECEAMPIDGEPLLGLSITIDPKRLHKLVKQLEEQGFLESYCNKHKAGSSGLESTEMEALMLDSCTRLMKTLHCEIEANILGDALIDEIVYRALTGAEGRVLFDLAHQDGHYARVAKALSKVHEEYDQTITVQSLAEEANMSVSAFHNAFRNVTFESPLQYLKKVRLNKAKDLIQIEGMRISDAARRVGYSSPSQFSREFKRHFNATPRAI